A window from Cryptomeria japonica chromosome 1, Sugi_1.0, whole genome shotgun sequence encodes these proteins:
- the LOC131857988 gene encoding SH3 domain-containing protein C23A1.17-like → MAMLCGVGEGGRCRVSANCPSHPSNEASISSSVSVSSATNASRPSPFINTSPASSFSVGTLLAPGVPVLVPVSTVPIHDGIVPMLIVPVPTGTVPFLVIPVPTGTIPILVVLVPIDTILVHVGIVPVPIAIVPVLVVPVPAGAIPVPVGTVPVHVGEVPVHVDVVQVPVGVVQILVGVIPVHVGIVQVPTDTVLVPIGTIPVPDDVVPVPTDTVLVPVGTILVPNDVVPVLVGTVPMPTVPIPCLAVVSFPSTTSPTTVWSIVLVPSVAVASTAKLICGNDTRRYVGGSS, encoded by the coding sequence ATGGCCATGTTGTGCGGTGTAGGGGAGGGGGGAAGGTGCAGAGTGAGTGCAAACTGCCCCAGCCATCCATCCAACGAGGCATCTATATCTTCGTCTGTGAGTGTCTCCAGTGCTACCAACGCCTCCAGGCCATCCCCATTCATCAATACATCCCCTGCCTCATCTTTCTCCGTTGGTACCCTACTAGCACCTGGCGTACCAGTACTTGTACCTGTCAGTACCGTACCAATTCATGATGGTATCGTACCAATGCTCATCGTACCAGTTCCTACTGGTACCGTACCATTTCTTGTCATACCAGTTCCTACTGGTACCATACCAATTCTTGTTGTACTAGTTCCTATTGATACCATACTAGTACATGTTGGAATCGTACCAGTACCTATTGCTATCGTACCAGTTCTTGTTGTACCAGTACCTGCTGGAGCCATACCAGTACCTGTTGGAACTGTACCAGTAcatgttggagaagtaccagtaCATGTTGATGTTGTACAAGTACCTGTTGGAGTCGTACAAATACTTGTTGGAGTCATACCAGTACATGTTGGAATCGTACAAGTACCTACTGACACTGTACTAGTACCTATTGGTACCATACCAGTACCTGATGATGTTGTACCAGTACCTACTGACACTGTACTAGTACCAGTTGGTACCATACTAGTACCTAATGATGTTGTACCAGTACTTGTTGGTACCGTTCCAATGCCTACCGTACCAATTCCCTGCTTGGCCGTTGTGTCTTTTCCTAGTACAACCTCCCCTACCACTGTTTGGTCTATCGTACTGGTACCCTCTGTGGCTGTTGCAAGTACAGCCAAGCTGATTTGTGGTAATGATACCCGCCGCTATGTTGGTGGTTCCTCTTAA